One region of Tistrella mobilis genomic DNA includes:
- a CDS encoding amidase: protein MSFVETYATDDAVALAARIRAKEVSPREAVAAAFAAIDRVDPALNAVIMRMEAQAEEQLAALDRLDPAATPLYGVPVLLKDDCQSYAGVPSANASRLAAGFTRDYDTEIMARYRKAGVIVVGKTNLPEYGSNATTEPVANGPTHNPWKHGFSVGGSSGGSAAAVAAGMVPIAYANDGAGSIRCPASSTGTFGLKPSRARTPAGPVSWDLWGGLVSEHVVTRSVRDSALMLDLTDGPDVGAPYFAPPKARPWIEELAAAPGRLKIALSLTPPVRVEVTEDARAATLRMAKLLEEMGHEVVEAVPVYDGEAVAEALKLMLCAYDAAQIDDLSKVMGRPVDRSTVEGGLLAAAARGRATPAPALLDARGRMGAEARRFCRFFGDYDLLMTPTLPQAPMAHGYLDSDGLDLDLYLDRVMGHLGFTHIANVTGQPAMSVPGGFSEGGLPVGVQFIARPGDEATLFRLAARIEEAAPWAQHLPPVHASRG, encoded by the coding sequence ATGAGCTTCGTCGAAACCTATGCGACGGATGATGCCGTTGCGCTGGCCGCGCGTATCCGTGCGAAGGAAGTGAGCCCGCGCGAGGCCGTTGCGGCCGCCTTTGCCGCGATCGACCGGGTCGATCCTGCCCTGAACGCCGTGATCATGCGCATGGAGGCGCAGGCCGAAGAGCAGCTGGCGGCGCTCGACCGGCTCGATCCCGCAGCCACGCCGCTCTATGGCGTGCCGGTGCTGCTCAAGGATGACTGCCAGTCCTATGCCGGGGTGCCGAGCGCCAATGCCAGCCGCCTTGCCGCCGGCTTCACCCGCGATTACGACACCGAGATCATGGCGCGCTACCGCAAGGCCGGCGTGATCGTGGTCGGCAAGACCAATCTGCCGGAATACGGCTCGAACGCCACAACCGAACCGGTCGCGAATGGTCCGACGCACAACCCTTGGAAGCATGGCTTCAGTGTCGGCGGCTCCAGCGGCGGGTCGGCGGCGGCGGTGGCGGCGGGCATGGTGCCGATCGCCTATGCCAATGACGGTGCCGGCTCGATCCGCTGCCCGGCTTCGTCGACCGGCACGTTCGGGCTGAAGCCCTCGCGCGCCCGCACCCCGGCCGGCCCGGTGTCGTGGGATCTGTGGGGCGGCCTGGTGTCGGAGCATGTCGTCACCCGCAGCGTCCGCGACAGCGCGCTGATGCTGGATCTGACCGACGGTCCCGATGTCGGCGCGCCCTATTTCGCACCGCCCAAGGCCCGGCCGTGGATCGAGGAACTGGCCGCCGCCCCCGGCCGGCTGAAGATCGCCCTCAGCCTGACCCCGCCGGTGCGGGTGGAGGTGACCGAGGATGCCCGCGCCGCCACGCTGCGCATGGCGAAGCTGCTGGAAGAGATGGGCCACGAGGTGGTCGAGGCCGTGCCGGTCTATGACGGCGAGGCGGTGGCCGAGGCGCTGAAACTGATGCTCTGCGCCTATGATGCGGCGCAGATCGACGACCTTTCGAAGGTCATGGGCCGGCCGGTCGATCGCAGCACGGTCGAGGGCGGGCTTCTGGCCGCGGCGGCCCGCGGTCGGGCCACGCCGGCGCCGGCGCTGCTGGATGCGCGCGGCCGGATGGGGGCGGAGGCGCGGCGCTTCTGCCGCTTCTTCGGCGATTACGACCTGCTGATGACCCCGACCCTGCCGCAGGCGCCGATGGCCCATGGCTATCTGGACAGCGACGGGCTGGACCTCGACCTCTATCTGGACCGGGTGATGGGCCATCTGGGCTTCACCCATATCGCCAATGTCACCGGCCAGCCGGCGATGTCGGTGCCGGGTGGTTTCAGCGAAGGCGGTCTGCCGGTGGGCGTGCAGTTCATCGCCCGGCCGGGCGACGAGGCGACGCTGTTCCGCCTGGCGGCCCGGATCGAGGAGGCGGCGCCCTGGGCGCAGCACCTGCCGCCGGTTCACGCGTCGCGCGGCTGA
- a CDS encoding ABC transporter permease, producing the protein MLRFILYRLASAIPTLVVVALAVFVLIRAIPGDPVTTMLGDQADPATVQALRQAYGLDGPWPWQFVLWVERLISGDLGRSITNGLPVAELVADRFSVTAGVVFPAVAIATLIAVPLGMIAAWRRGAGTDLAITAGATLLMSIPTFWLGLLILMWLGLNLGWLPIVGYVGFAEDAGRALAYLVMPVLTLTIVEIGILTRMARANTVEVLRLEYVTHARAKGLPEHMVMARHVFPNAFAPTLTLVGLILGNLLGGIAVTETIFSLPGLGRLLVDAIYARDYPVVQGGLLFIAGLYVVINLIVDLLHPLFDPRVAA; encoded by the coding sequence ATGTTGCGCTTCATCCTCTACCGCCTGGCGTCGGCGATCCCGACACTTGTGGTGGTGGCGCTTGCGGTCTTCGTGCTGATCCGCGCGATTCCAGGCGATCCGGTCACCACCATGCTCGGCGATCAGGCCGATCCGGCCACGGTTCAGGCGTTGCGTCAGGCCTATGGGCTGGACGGCCCCTGGCCCTGGCAATTCGTACTCTGGGTCGAACGGCTGATTTCAGGGGATCTCGGCCGGTCGATCACCAATGGTCTGCCGGTGGCGGAGCTGGTCGCCGACCGGTTTTCGGTGACGGCCGGTGTCGTTTTCCCGGCGGTGGCGATCGCAACCCTGATCGCCGTGCCGCTGGGCATGATCGCGGCCTGGCGGCGCGGAGCCGGCACGGATCTCGCCATCACCGCCGGCGCCACCCTGCTGATGTCGATCCCGACCTTCTGGCTGGGGCTGCTGATCCTGATGTGGCTGGGCCTCAATCTCGGCTGGCTGCCGATCGTGGGCTATGTGGGTTTCGCCGAGGATGCCGGCCGGGCGCTCGCCTATCTGGTCATGCCGGTGCTGACGCTGACCATCGTCGAGATCGGCATCCTGACCCGCATGGCGCGTGCCAATACGGTCGAGGTGCTGCGGCTGGAATACGTCACCCATGCCCGCGCCAAGGGCCTGCCCGAACACATGGTGATGGCGCGGCACGTCTTCCCCAATGCCTTCGCGCCGACCCTGACCCTGGTCGGGCTGATCCTGGGCAATCTGCTGGGGGGGATCGCGGTCACCGAAACCATCTTCTCGCTGCCGGGGCTGGGCCGGCTGCTGGTGGATGCGATCTATGCCCGCGACTATCCCGTCGTCCAGGGCGGGCTGCTGTTCATCGCCGGGCTTTACGTGGTGATCAACCTGATCGTCGACCTGCTCCACCCGCTGTTCGATCCGAGGGTTGCGGCATGA
- a CDS encoding ABC transporter ATP-binding protein codes for MTNPLLLDIQNLSVGLEHGPTVVEDASLSIARGRILAVVGESGSGKTVVSRAVLDLLPAPLIRRSGRILFDGRDITTLEGAARRKVRGGQIGMVFQEPMVSLNPALSVGAQLVEGLMLHEKIGRAEARERALAMLARIRIDDPARCFSAWPHEFSGGMRQRIMLASVMLLKPRLLIADEPTTALDTLVQREVLELMVELARENDTAILLVSHDLGLVARYADDVVVMRGGQVIERGPTARILLDPQHDYTRNLLEAMPRPRRLAPPVRADVPVVEARDLVVIHKGRRRMLTRQPDKRAVDGVSFRVAPGETLALVGESGSGKTTIGRCLVGLTRPSGGQLLFRGTDLARTTGPEARARRLDCQMVFQDPFSSLDPRHGVGRIVAEPLRHVPGLAADEARRRVDEVLEEVGLGSAYAKRLPHELSGGQRQRVAIARAIVRRPAFVVADEAVSALDMTVQAQVLDLFGDLQQRHGFSCLFITHALSVVRRIAHRVAVMKDGRIVETAETEELFARPRHAYTRALLAAAPVLEPVAGGGWRLAGPANDHSAL; via the coding sequence ATGACCAACCCGCTTCTCCTCGACATCCAAAACTTGTCTGTTGGCCTGGAACACGGACCAACGGTTGTGGAAGACGCCAGCCTGTCGATCGCGCGCGGCCGCATCCTGGCGGTGGTGGGCGAAAGCGGCTCGGGCAAGACGGTGGTCTCGCGGGCAGTTCTCGACCTGCTGCCGGCGCCGCTGATCCGCCGCTCGGGCCGGATCCTGTTCGACGGCCGCGACATCACCACGCTTGAAGGGGCCGCGCGCCGCAAGGTCCGCGGCGGCCAGATCGGCATGGTGTTCCAGGAACCGATGGTGTCGCTGAACCCGGCCCTGTCGGTGGGCGCGCAGCTGGTCGAAGGGCTGATGCTGCACGAGAAGATCGGCCGCGCCGAGGCCCGCGAGCGGGCGCTGGCCATGCTCGCCCGGATCCGGATCGACGATCCCGCCCGCTGTTTCAGCGCCTGGCCGCATGAATTCTCGGGCGGCATGCGCCAGCGGATCATGCTCGCCTCGGTGATGCTGCTGAAACCCCGGCTGCTGATCGCCGACGAACCGACCACGGCCCTGGACACCCTGGTCCAGCGCGAAGTGCTGGAACTGATGGTGGAACTGGCGCGCGAGAACGACACCGCCATTCTGCTGGTCAGCCATGATCTGGGGCTGGTCGCGCGCTATGCCGATGACGTGGTGGTGATGCGTGGCGGCCAGGTGATCGAGCGCGGCCCCACCGCGCGGATCCTGCTCGACCCGCAGCATGATTACACCCGCAATCTGCTGGAGGCGATGCCGCGGCCGCGCCGGCTGGCACCGCCCGTCCGGGCGGATGTGCCCGTGGTCGAAGCCCGCGACCTGGTGGTCATCCACAAGGGCCGGCGGCGGATGCTGACGCGCCAGCCCGACAAGCGTGCGGTCGACGGGGTCAGCTTCCGGGTGGCGCCGGGCGAGACCCTGGCGCTGGTCGGCGAAAGCGGCTCGGGCAAGACCACCATCGGCCGCTGCCTGGTCGGCCTCACCCGGCCGAGCGGCGGGCAGCTGTTGTTCCGCGGCACCGATCTTGCCCGCACCACCGGGCCCGAGGCGCGGGCGCGGCGGCTGGACTGCCAGATGGTGTTTCAGGACCCGTTCTCGTCGCTGGACCCGCGCCATGGCGTGGGCCGGATCGTGGCGGAACCGCTGCGTCATGTTCCGGGCCTTGCGGCCGACGAGGCCCGCCGCCGGGTCGACGAGGTGCTGGAAGAGGTCGGGCTGGGATCGGCCTATGCGAAGCGTCTGCCGCATGAGCTCTCTGGCGGTCAGCGCCAGCGCGTCGCCATCGCCCGCGCCATCGTCCGTCGCCCGGCTTTCGTGGTCGCCGACGAGGCGGTCTCGGCGCTGGATATGACGGTTCAGGCCCAGGTGCTGGATCTGTTCGGCGATCTGCAGCAGCGCCACGGCTTTTCCTGCCTGTTCATCACCCATGCGCTGTCGGTGGTGCGCCGCATCGCCCACCGGGTGGCGGTGATGAAGGATGGCCGGATCGTCGAGACGGCGGAAACCGAAGAGCTGTTCGCCCGGCCGCGCCACGCCTATACCCGCGCCTTGCTGGCGGCGGCCCCGGTGCTGGAACCGGTGGCCGGCGGCGGCTGGCGGCTTGCCGGCCCGGCCAATGATCATTCTGCACTATAA
- a CDS encoding DUF1656 domain-containing protein: MIVDADLGGVFVPGLLVLALLALAATLLVIRILVSTGLSRRFAGRPFVELAVFAIIYGLLVQYLPSTGLLQ, from the coding sequence ATGATCGTCGATGCCGATCTGGGGGGCGTGTTCGTCCCCGGCCTGCTGGTGCTGGCGCTGCTCGCGCTGGCCGCCACCCTGCTGGTGATCCGGATCCTGGTCTCGACGGGGCTCAGCCGCCGTTTCGCCGGCCGGCCGTTCGTCGAGCTGGCGGTCTTCGCCATCATCTACGGTCTGCTCGTGCAGTACCTGCCATCGACCGGATTGCTTCAATGA
- a CDS encoding GntR family transcriptional regulator, with translation MVTMPEAEDDDAPQAGLSALQIEVARRILERIRDGRWAPGERFPELALAKALDVSRTPVRRALELLESEGLIAQSPGRSFRLIDDPLAIAAAAARVEARLPASDTERVYQMIIADKAQGRIGQDVSEAELLPRYGVSHGTLRRVLIRLSTEGLVTRQPGHGWRFVDSLDDDDAVTESYAFRIAIECQALAQPRYRVDTTRFAELRAAHLKVLAADRDTLDEREWFRVNAAFHEAIVAGAGNRFFDQAIAQQNNLRRIQERDEFRRLTPDRVVQSCCEHLAILQAIEAGNRRLAAALLRHHLAQAAEFPEDEGESLF, from the coding sequence ATGGTGACGATGCCCGAGGCCGAGGACGACGACGCACCGCAGGCCGGGCTGTCCGCCCTGCAGATCGAGGTGGCGCGCCGGATTCTGGAGCGCATCCGCGACGGCCGCTGGGCACCGGGAGAGCGTTTTCCGGAGCTGGCCCTGGCCAAGGCGCTGGACGTGTCGCGCACGCCGGTGCGCCGGGCGCTGGAGCTGCTGGAAAGCGAAGGGCTGATCGCCCAGTCGCCCGGCCGCAGCTTCCGGCTGATCGACGATCCGCTGGCCATCGCCGCGGCCGCAGCCCGCGTCGAGGCCCGCCTGCCCGCCTCGGATACCGAGCGGGTCTATCAGATGATCATCGCCGACAAGGCGCAGGGCCGGATCGGCCAGGATGTCTCCGAGGCGGAGCTGCTGCCCCGCTATGGCGTCTCTCACGGCACGCTCCGCCGGGTGCTGATCCGTCTGTCGACCGAAGGGCTGGTGACCCGCCAGCCCGGCCATGGCTGGCGCTTCGTCGACAGCCTGGACGACGACGACGCGGTGACGGAAAGCTACGCCTTCCGCATCGCCATCGAATGCCAGGCCCTGGCCCAGCCCCGCTACCGGGTCGATACCACCCGTTTCGCCGAGCTGCGGGCCGCCCATCTGAAGGTGCTGGCCGCCGATCGCGACACGCTGGACGAGCGCGAATGGTTCCGGGTCAACGCCGCCTTCCACGAGGCGATCGTGGCCGGCGCCGGCAACCGTTTCTTCGATCAGGCGATCGCCCAGCAGAACAATCTGCGCCGCATCCAGGAACGCGACGAGTTCCGCCGGTTGACGCCCGACCGGGTGGTGCAGTCCTGCTGCGAACATCTGGCGATCCTCCAGGCGATCGAGGCGGGCAACCGCCGGCTGGCGGCGGCCCTGCTTCGCCATCATCTGGCCCAGGCGGCCGAATTCCCCGAGGACGAGGGGGAGAGTCTTTTTTAG
- a CDS encoding efflux RND transporter periplasmic adaptor subunit — MTQIFSRLGRYALTLCLVVPAGLVALHVWDRYQQVPWTRDGRVSADVVRLAPEVSGTIATVSVGDNAYVHRGDVLYVVDPERYRLAVMSAEADVEARRQDMLVRRAAAARRRQLREAISREDLQQVEAAAAVADADWRAARARLDIARLDLARTTVRSPVDGYVSNLRLRPGDYAIAGESRISIVDAASFRVTGYFEETKLRHIHPGRPAQIRLMGVGQPLSGHVDSIGRGIENDNDAPGQLGLPDVAATFAWVRLARRIPVRIRIDAVPPGVELVAGMTAAVEIIPAGEAPGRPSLF; from the coding sequence ATGACCCAGATCTTTTCCCGTCTCGGCCGCTATGCGCTCACCCTCTGCCTGGTGGTGCCGGCCGGCCTTGTCGCCCTGCATGTCTGGGACCGATACCAGCAGGTGCCCTGGACCCGCGACGGCCGGGTCAGCGCCGATGTCGTCCGGCTCGCCCCGGAGGTATCCGGCACCATCGCCACCGTATCGGTCGGCGACAATGCCTATGTTCATCGGGGCGACGTGCTCTATGTCGTCGATCCCGAACGCTATCGGCTGGCGGTGATGTCGGCCGAAGCCGATGTCGAGGCCCGGCGTCAGGACATGCTCGTCCGCCGGGCGGCAGCCGCGCGCCGCCGGCAGCTCCGCGAGGCGATCTCGCGTGAAGATCTCCAGCAGGTGGAGGCGGCGGCCGCGGTGGCCGATGCCGACTGGCGGGCCGCCCGGGCGCGGCTCGACATTGCGCGGCTCGATCTGGCGCGCACGACCGTGCGTTCTCCGGTCGACGGCTATGTCAGCAACCTCCGGCTCCGGCCCGGCGATTACGCCATTGCGGGGGAAAGCCGCATCTCGATCGTCGATGCGGCCAGTTTCCGGGTCACCGGCTATTTCGAAGAGACGAAGCTCCGGCACATCCACCCGGGGCGGCCGGCGCAGATCCGCCTGATGGGGGTGGGCCAGCCGTTGTCGGGCCATGTCGACAGCATCGGCCGCGGCATCGAGAACGACAACGATGCCCCAGGCCAGCTGGGGCTGCCCGATGTGGCGGCAACCTTTGCCTGGGTGCGCCTGGCCCGGCGCATCCCCGTCCGCATCCGGATCGACGCAGTGCCGCCCGGGGTCGAACTGGTCGCCGGCATGACGGCCGCGGTCGAGATCATCCCCGCCGGGGAGGCGCCCGGCCGGCCGAGTCTTTTTTAA
- a CDS encoding C45 family autoproteolytic acyltransferase/hydolase has translation MIPPVAPISAADVVDFPMVELRGTPVERGRTYGAALKSQVLGSVALYTAQLRAMNHDWSSIAAIAREFLPLVEGYDPAYVDEMRGIAEGAGCDLEHILLINARTEILQIGRQRAGIPDEEPDGCTGAVILGSHTAHGRLIHGQNWDWRPECAHTTVVLKIRRDDGPDLLTMTEAGGLARCGLNSAGIAITANYLECDRDYAQVGVPLALIRRKALEQQHMALAMKTVSCTPKSASNNMMLSWSEGFAIDFECAPDEAFPIWPDENGMIVHANHWIGDIARTRIRDTGIPFVPESFYRDWRVRRALAAKAGQIDRDVLKAAFFDDFGIPYSVCRPPRPGAGGSISSTVAMVVMEPALGLMEVCPMPALSTRFTTYTLEMDGAGG, from the coding sequence ATGATCCCACCCGTGGCCCCGATATCCGCCGCCGATGTCGTCGATTTCCCCATGGTCGAGCTGCGCGGCACGCCTGTCGAGCGGGGCCGGACCTATGGCGCGGCGCTCAAATCCCAGGTGCTGGGCAGTGTCGCCCTTTATACCGCCCAGCTGCGGGCGATGAACCACGACTGGTCGTCGATCGCCGCCATTGCGCGGGAATTCCTGCCGCTGGTGGAAGGCTATGATCCGGCCTATGTGGACGAGATGCGCGGCATCGCCGAGGGGGCGGGCTGCGATCTTGAACACATCCTGCTGATCAATGCCCGCACCGAGATCCTGCAGATCGGCCGCCAGCGCGCCGGCATCCCGGACGAGGAGCCGGACGGCTGCACCGGTGCGGTGATTCTGGGCAGCCACACCGCCCATGGCCGGCTGATCCACGGCCAGAACTGGGACTGGCGGCCGGAATGCGCGCATACCACCGTGGTGCTGAAGATCCGCCGCGACGACGGCCCCGACCTGCTGACCATGACCGAGGCCGGCGGGCTGGCGCGCTGCGGCCTGAATTCGGCCGGCATCGCCATCACCGCCAATTACCTGGAATGCGATCGCGACTATGCCCAGGTCGGCGTGCCGCTGGCGCTGATCCGGCGCAAGGCGCTGGAACAGCAGCATATGGCGCTGGCGATGAAGACGGTGTCCTGCACGCCCAAATCGGCGTCGAACAACATGATGCTGAGCTGGTCGGAAGGCTTCGCGATTGATTTCGAATGCGCCCCCGACGAGGCCTTCCCGATCTGGCCGGACGAGAACGGCATGATCGTGCATGCCAATCACTGGATCGGCGACATCGCCCGCACCAGGATCCGCGACACCGGCATTCCCTTCGTGCCCGAAAGCTTCTATCGCGACTGGCGGGTCCGCCGGGCGCTGGCGGCGAAGGCCGGGCAGATCGACCGCGACGTGCTGAAAGCCGCCTTCTTCGACGATTTCGGCATCCCCTACTCGGTCTGCCGCCCGCCACGCCCGGGGGCCGGTGGCTCCATCTCCTCCACCGTCGCCATGGTGGTGATGGAGCCGGCACTGGGGCTGATGGAAGTCTGCCCGATGCCGGCCCTGTCGACCCGCTTCACCACCTACACGCTGGAAATGGACGGCGCGGGCGGCTGA
- a CDS encoding alpha/beta hydrolase encodes MIPDGITLAQPHLNFYDFGPTPFFALPNEQRVSYCLYVPKSFATADAEARRHWRLIVAMHGTGRTAAAYRDHFAAFADAHDCIVLAPLFPVGLIEPGEMSNYKRIKFHDMRFDRLVLDMVDLVGRRYDIDVSRVALFGFSGGGHFTHRFLYLHADRLFAVSIGAPGGVTLLDEDRDWWVGIRNLREVFGTDPDIEAMRRVAVQMVVGDADLDTWEITLKPGMPGWMPDANIAGATRVDKIRSLKASFEAKGIPVRLDLLPGVRHEGLKVVGAVQDFLAGAVAATRG; translated from the coding sequence ATGATCCCCGACGGCATCACCCTCGCCCAGCCGCATCTGAACTTCTACGATTTCGGGCCGACGCCGTTCTTTGCCCTGCCGAACGAACAGCGCGTCTCCTATTGCCTCTATGTGCCCAAAAGCTTCGCCACGGCCGATGCGGAAGCCCGCCGGCACTGGCGGCTGATCGTCGCCATGCATGGCACCGGCCGCACCGCGGCGGCCTATCGCGACCATTTCGCCGCCTTCGCCGACGCCCATGACTGCATCGTGCTGGCGCCGCTCTTCCCCGTCGGGCTGATCGAGCCGGGGGAGATGTCGAACTACAAGCGCATCAAATTCCACGACATGCGCTTCGACCGGCTGGTGCTCGACATGGTCGATCTGGTGGGCAGGCGCTACGACATCGACGTCTCGCGGGTGGCCCTGTTCGGCTTTTCGGGCGGTGGCCATTTCACCCACCGCTTCCTTTATCTGCATGCCGACCGGCTGTTCGCGGTGTCGATCGGCGCGCCGGGCGGGGTGACCCTGCTGGATGAGGATCGCGACTGGTGGGTCGGCATCCGCAATCTGCGCGAGGTGTTCGGCACCGATCCGGATATCGAGGCGATGCGCCGGGTGGCGGTGCAGATGGTCGTGGGCGATGCCGATCTCGACACCTGGGAAATCACGCTGAAGCCGGGCATGCCCGGCTGGATGCCCGACGCCAACATCGCCGGCGCCACCCGGGTCGACAAGATCCGGAGCCTGAAGGCCTCGTTCGAGGCGAAGGGCATTCCGGTGCGGCTCGATCTGCTGCCGGGCGTGCGTCATGAAGGGCTGAAGGTGGTCGGCGCCGTCCAGGACTTCCTGGCCGGGGCCGTGGCCGCCACCAGGGGCTGA
- a CDS encoding ABC transporter permease, with product MTTAPVSAADTRGMKPLRRRLQPGLWLGVILVGIVLMLAVTGAIWTPYNPMALNIPHRLQPPSELHWLGTDEFGRDVLSRLMSGATTSVSIGLATVAVATLLGAPIGVLAGFLGGAVDRLLAVVIDALLAFPGILMALGLMAVMGPGETSIVMALGIAYTPSMARVVRSIVMSLRAREFVEASAVTGNSTLYTMAVHVLPNAASPIIVLATSMFGWALLSESALSFLGLGVPPPAATWGSMLSAGRPYLAQADWLTIFPGACITMALLGICLLGDALRDRLDPRMRNA from the coding sequence ATGACCACTGCACCTGTCTCCGCCGCCGATACCCGCGGCATGAAACCGCTGCGCCGCCGGCTTCAGCCGGGGCTGTGGCTGGGGGTGATCCTGGTCGGCATCGTGCTGATGCTTGCCGTCACCGGCGCGATCTGGACCCCCTACAACCCAATGGCACTGAATATCCCCCATAGGTTGCAGCCGCCGTCGGAACTGCACTGGCTGGGCACCGATGAATTCGGCCGCGACGTGCTCTCGCGGCTGATGAGCGGCGCCACCACCAGCGTCTCGATCGGCCTTGCCACGGTTGCGGTGGCAACCCTTCTGGGCGCACCGATCGGCGTGCTGGCGGGCTTTCTGGGCGGCGCGGTCGACCGGCTGCTGGCCGTGGTCATCGATGCGCTGCTTGCCTTCCCGGGCATTCTGATGGCGCTGGGGCTGATGGCGGTGATGGGCCCGGGCGAGACCAGCATCGTGATGGCGCTCGGCATCGCCTATACGCCCTCGATGGCGCGGGTGGTGCGCAGCATCGTGATGTCGCTCCGCGCCCGGGAATTCGTCGAGGCCTCTGCCGTCACCGGCAATTCCACCCTCTACACCATGGCGGTGCATGTGCTGCCCAATGCCGCCTCGCCGATCATCGTGCTCGCCACGTCGATGTTCGGCTGGGCGCTGCTGTCGGAAAGCGCGCTCAGTTTCCTGGGGCTCGGCGTGCCGCCACCGGCGGCGACCTGGGGCTCGATGCTCTCCGCCGGCCGGCCCTATCTGGCCCAGGCCGATTGGCTCACCATCTTCCCCGGCGCCTGCATCACCATGGCCCTGCTCGGCATCTGTCTGCTGGGCGATGCGCTGCGCGACCGGCTTGACCCCAGGATGCGCAACGCATGA
- a CDS encoding FMN-binding negative transcriptional regulator has protein sequence MYAPARYRIEEAARRAAFVDAHGFAMLVDVPPQGGAPLASHLPLIRLDDGLAPGDRLLGHIACVNPQALRLRDGVPVLAVFTGPDGYVSPAWYVTGADAPTWNYSALHVTGHIRLLTGAEANRAALARTVAHFEAQQPQPWPLEVLDEADIQAMLPRIQAFEIVIQTVEALAKFSQERPEADRTAVIRALAESPRDEDRALATEMAAHYRQ, from the coding sequence ATGTATGCACCTGCACGCTATCGGATCGAGGAGGCCGCGCGGCGCGCGGCCTTCGTCGATGCCCACGGCTTCGCCATGCTGGTGGATGTGCCGCCCCAGGGCGGGGCGCCGCTTGCAAGCCATCTGCCGCTGATCCGGCTGGATGACGGCCTGGCGCCGGGCGACCGGCTGCTCGGCCACATCGCCTGCGTCAACCCGCAGGCGCTGCGGCTTCGCGACGGCGTGCCGGTGCTGGCGGTCTTCACCGGCCCCGACGGCTATGTGTCGCCGGCCTGGTATGTGACGGGGGCGGATGCGCCGACCTGGAACTATTCGGCGCTGCACGTCACCGGCCATATCCGCCTGCTGACGGGTGCGGAGGCCAACCGCGCGGCGCTGGCCCGCACGGTTGCGCATTTCGAGGCGCAGCAGCCGCAGCCCTGGCCGCTGGAGGTGCTGGACGAGGCCGATATCCAGGCCATGCTGCCGCGCATCCAGGCCTTCGAGATCGTCATCCAGACGGTGGAGGCTTTGGCCAAGTTCAGCCAGGAACGCCCCGAAGCCGACCGCACCGCGGTGATCCGCGCGCTGGCGGAAAGCCCCCGCGACGAAGACCGTGCCCTCGCCACCGAAATGGCCGCGCACTACCGCCAGTGA